The bacterium genome contains the following window.
GGACCTCCGTAGGATCGACAAGCCCATCATTCCCAGGATAATCGAAACGGTGGATGGATTTGCTGGTTGATCCGCGGCCCAAAGGTTGTCGAAAATTGAGGGAGACGAGGCACCATTACCGGGTTCGCGTTGGGGATTATCGGATCATATACGAGGTCGTGGAGGAGAGCCGGCTGATCGTTGTCCACTATGTTCGCCACCGCAAGGATGCTTATCGCCCGCGCTGATGGAAACACGGAGTCGCTTTGCATCAGGTCGAGGAAAACAACGACAGATTGCCGTGACGGACGCGGAGATCGACCGGCTAGTCTATGAGCTCTACGATCTGACGGAGGCGGAGAGCAGAATTGTGGAGGGGATAGGCTGACGGTTGGCAGTTCCGCTTCGACGCATAGGTCGTCGCTGGTATTCGCAACAGGCGGATCTTCGAGGGCACGCTGCCTGGTTTCGCCCTGAAGGGGTCGAACAGCCGCTCCACAGGCTATATTCAGCCCTTTAGGGCTGTTTCCTTTTTTCCCTTCGACCTTGATTCCGTAGGCTGAAGGCCTACGGCTATTCGTATTGTCCCCCTTTCGGGGATGCAGGGAGAACGCCTTCAGTTGAGCAGGCCCGTGTCGAGACGCAAATCCCGACAACCATGCTGCAATTGGAGGAAAGCAAGGGACAAGCCGAAGTTACCTACAATAATTAGGGTGAAACTCCGACAATTGATAACTTGACCCAGGGCATACTTTGACCTAATATCTGAAGGAGAAAAAGACACCAACAATAGGGGAGTTTTGATGGAAGAAAGAGACGAAGAGTTGCGCGCCGAACCTGGGCGAGATGGTGCAGATTCGAGCTTCGTGGTTGAGGTTCCGGAGGAGGAGCGAGGAGACGAAGCGTATGACGCAGAGAGCATAAAGGTCCTGGGCGACATCGAGGCGGTTCGTGAACGGCCGGCGATGTACATAGGTAGCACGGACGAGTATGGTCTTCACCATCTGGTTTATGAGCTCGTGGATAACTGCGTTGACGAGGCGATGGCTGGTTTCTGCACCAGCATAAAGGTAACTATCCATTCGGATAACTCAGTGACGGTTTCTGACGATGCGAGGGGTATTCCGGTGGATTGGCACGAGGGCGAGCAGAAGTCGGCGGCGGAGGTTGTTATGACGACGCTGCACGCTGGCGGGAAGTTCGAGGCTGGCGCATACAAGGTTTCTGGTGGGCTTCACGGCGTAGGTCTGTCGGTCGTGAATGCGCTTTCAGAATGGCTTGAGCTCGAGATCAAACGAGACGGGAATATATATCGCCAAAGCTACAAGCGAGGGTTTCCTGTGAGCGAGCTCAAGGCGGTCAGCGGGACCAGATTACATGGGACCAAGATACGGTTTTTGGCTGACAGGAGCATATTCGAGGACACGGAGATACAGTTTAACACTATTGCTCGGCGGCTAAAAAACCTGTCGTATTTGAACCGCGGGCTTCGTATTGAGCTCGAGGACAGCAGGACGGGCAAGCAGGAGGTCTTCCGGACAACGGGAGGTCTTGCCTCGTTTGTTTCGGACCTGAATCGGGCGGAGCGGCGTCAGTTGTTGTTCAAACCACTTTCGTTTTTGACCCACTTGGAGGACGTTGGGATAGACCTCGCTATGGGCTATAATGATGGCTATTCGAGCCAGATTTTGTCGTTTGCGAACAACGTGATGACAAAGGAGGGTGGGACACATCTTTCGGGCTTCAGGGCGGCGTTGACCAAGACGATAAACGCGTATGGTCAGAAGAACAAGGTCTTCAAGGACATCAAGGAGCTGCCGTCCGGGGACGATGTTCGTGAGGGCCTGATCGCCGTGTTGAGCGTCAAGCTTCGACACCCTCAGTTTGAGGGCCAGACCAAGACGAAGCTCGGCAACAGTGAGGTTAAAGGGATTGTCGAGTCGGCGATAGGCGAGTTTCTGCGGACCTTTTTGGAGGAGAATCCCACCGAGGCCAGAAAAGTGGCCGGCAAGGTTGCGAACGCGGCAAGGGCTAGAACCGCGGCAAGGAGCGCGAGGGAACTGTCGAGGCGCAAGAGCGTGCTGGAGTCCAGCCCGTTGCCTGGGAAGCTTGCCGATTGCTCGGAGCGAGACCCCGAGAAGACAGAGATTCTTCTGGTTGAGGGCGATTCGGCGGGAGGAAACGCCAAACAGGGGCGAGATCGCACGTTTCAGGCGATCCTGCCGCTCAGAGGCAAGATACTGAACGTGGAAAAGGTCAGCCAGGACAAGATGCTTGCTAACGATGCGATCAAGACGATCATCTCCGCGCTCGGGGCAGGCGTTGGTAATGACCAGTTTGCGATCGACAAGCTGCGCTACGGTCGGATAGTAATCATGACGGACGCTGACGTTGACGGGTCGCATATCACGACGCTGTTGTTGACGTTTTTCTTCAGGTATATGAAGGAGATCATAACGACTGGTCGCCTGTTTATCGCCCAGCCTCCGCTGTACAAGGTGAGGGTAGGCAAGAAGGAGACGTACATGAGGCAAGAGAAGGACCTCGAGCGGCATCTCTTGCAACGTGGTTCGGAGGGGTCAGTTCTTAAGAACGATGGAAACGAGCTGCAGGGCAAGGAGCTCAGGGCCTATCTTAGGAAAGTTGCGAAGTACAGCGACGCCCTGAATCGCATCAACCAGCTCGGCCTGCCGGTCAAGCTTGTGGACGCCCTTGTTGAGCTTGACATTAAGGATGAGAGCGTTTTCGAGACGAGCGATGCTGCGAATGAGCTGAAATCTCGCCTGAAACAAATTGTCAGCGAGCAGGCGATTGACCTGGCGGTCCGGCTTTTGCCTAACGACGATTCAGGGCTTTATGAGATAATGGTTACGAACCACCGCCAGCCCACTTCAAGGCTCTCGCGGATCAATTGGTTTTTTATCTCGTCGGGGATGTATCGGGACTACATTGAGCTCAAGGATCAGTTGTGGAAGCTTCCCTTGGTGCTCGTGGCGAACGACAAGGAGGTGCAGATCGAGTCTTATGATGCGCTTATGGACGCTATCAAGGCCGTCGGCAGCAAGGGCCTGACTATTCAGCGATACAAGGGCTTGGGCGAGATGAACCCCGATCAGCTTTGGGAGACCACGATGGAGCCAGCTAAGCGAACACTGGTGCAGGTAGCGGTTGAGGATGCTCTTGCGGCTGACGAGCTGTTCGCCATGTTAATGGGGAACCAGATTCCACCGCGGCGGGAGTTCATCGAACAGAACGCGCTTCTTGTTAGGAATCTCGATGTCTGAGCCGAAGCTAGCGGCCAAGAGGTCTCACTTGCACAGCTTTTCGGAATTGGGCTCTCTGCTCATCGTCCGTCCATGTTTGTCGGCTGAATCTGTATGGTGATCGAGAAGTTTGTCCTTGATAATGGTGTTACGCTGCTCTCAGAGCGGCTTGAGCACGTCAAATCGGTGTCGATCGCAGTATGGACCAGCACCACACCGCCGGCTGATTGGACGCGGGATGCGGGCGTCAGGCACTTCATAGAGCATCTTGTCTTCAAGGGAACAGAGCGCCGCAGCGCCAAGGACATCGCAAGGGCGATTGAGGGCGTCGGCGGCGTGCTTGACGCCTGGACCGACCACGAGGCGACGACGTTCTCGGCGAAGATACTGGACAAGCACCTGGGCCTGGGTGTGGACGTGCTCTCCGATCTAGTTACGGCGCCTCGCTTCTTGAAGAGGGACATCGAGCTTGAACGCAAGGTCGTGTTGGACGAGATACTCAGGGAGACGAACGACCCGGGCTCAAACGCTTTCGATCAATATGTTAAGGACGCATGGCCGAGGCACCCGAGCGGGATGCTCATCTTGGGCACGGACCAAACCGTCCGAGGCATCGATCGCGAGAAGGTAGTCGAGTATTACGAGAAGCACTATGTGGGCAAGAACATGATCGTAGCGTCCAGCGGGCATATCGACACCGATCGCTTCATTGAGGCCGCCACTGCCGCCTTCGGCCAGCTTCCCCCGGGCAATCCCAGTGACGAGGCAGACTTCGGCCCGCCCACGTATATGCCCAAGCGCACGGTCTATAACAGGAAATTCGATCATATTAACCTGTGTTTGGGCATGAAGGGGTTGCCCTACGATAACGCGTATCGCTACGAGTTTGCGGTCTTGGACACGCTTTTTGGCGGCGGCATCAGCAGCAGGTTGTTTCAGGAGATAAGGGAGAAACATGGGCTCTGCTACTCGATTGGCACTTTTTCGATCAGGAGAAGAGATAGCGGGCTCTTTGCCATCCATTCGGCCAGCGCGGAGGCGAGTCTGCGGCGTCTTGTGAAGTTGATCGTGCAGGAGCTCAGGACGCTCGCTCAAGACGGCGTAACAGATGAGGAGATAATCCAGACCAAGGAACAGTTGAAGGGCGGTCTTATGCTTGCGCTCGAGTCGACCTACGCCCGCGTGATGCGCCTCGTCAGGGGGCAGGCGTATTTTGGCAAGGTATTCTCGCTCGACGAGATCTGCGCTGGCGTAGATGCCGTTACGAAGGATTCTGTCAACGAGCTGGTCCGGCTGCTGTTCTCAGATGGAGAGCTCGGGATCACGATAGTTGGCAATCTCGACGGTTCGGTGCTTGACAAGATCGATCTGTCGCTCTCGTAACCGTAGGAGACTCAACCGCGAGGGCACGAAGACCCGAAAAAAAACAACTTCGCACCCTAACCACCACTACTAATCACACCAACTGCCCTTCGCCGGCCATGTGCGTAATGAGGCGCGCATATACGATCCCCGCCAGCTGATTAGCGGCGTAATCTCCCGAAAACTTGACACCTGCCCCATTCTCGGTCATACTTAACCGAGTGGGATAGCGAAACAGAAGGTGGGCACCGGGGCGATTTAATACATGCCTCCTTTCCTACCGTCTGATTCACTCCGTTGGGTGCATATCCGACAGGTCCCTCCTCATTGAATTGCTTTTCTTAAATGTTTTGGTAACGGAATCGGGCAATAGAAGCAGGGCGAAGAGACCATGAGCGACGGCCACAGGCCTGCCATCGGCGTTGATTTATTGCCCGAAGCTCAATCTGCAACAAGAAAGGAGACTACTTATGGGAGCTCGAACAACTGCATTGGCTATCGCCATGGTAGCGATCTTTGTGGTTCTTGGAGGATGCGCACTAGCGGATGATTACTACGTTGATGGAACGAATGGGACAGATGACGGTTCTCACGGCGGTAGTGCCGGAACAGGAGCCTGGAAGACCATCACCTACGCCCTCGGACAGATTTCGGGCACGGCTGCTGACCCCCACACTATCCATATCGCTGTGGGCACGTATGCCGCCTCAACTAACGGGGAATCCTACCCGCTCAATATGGAAAGCTACGTCTCGCTCTCGGGCGAGGACGAGGCCACGACAACGCTCGACGCCAAGAATGCGGCATATCATGTAATCTACTGCCACAACGACAACAACTTCACAATCGAAAACCTCAAGATAACCGGCGGCAACGCCGACGGCAGCTGGTCCGACAGCTATGGCGGCGGCATCTTCTGCGACTCCAGTTCTCCGACGCTGACCAACTGCACGGTCTCGGCCAACACGGCGCACTGGGGCGGCGGCATCTTCTGCGACTCCAGTTCACCGACGCTGACCAACTGCACGATCAGCGGCAACACGGCGAGTGAACGCGGCGGCGGCATCTACTGCTGGCTCGACAGTTCACCGACGCTGACCAACTGTACGCTCTCGGACAACACGGCGAGCGAATACGGCGGCGGCATCGGCTGCTTCTACGACAGTTCTCCGACGCTGACCAACTGCACGATCAGCGGCAACACGGCGAGCGAATACGGCGGCGGCATCTACTGCTACTCCAGTTCTCCGACTCTGACCGACTGCACGATCAGCGGCAACACGGCGGGCAAAGCCGGCGGCGGCATATACTGCAGCGGCTACGATTCGCCGAGGATTCTGAACTCAATTCTTTGGGGTGATAGCCCGGACGAAATCGGTGGGGACACGTCGTACGTTAGGGTCACCTACTCCGACGTTGAAGGCGGCTGGTCTGGAACCGGGAACATTGACGAGGACCCGCTCTTTGTTGCTGGTCTAGATGGAGACTATTATCTCTCACATGAGGAGATCGACGGAGTCGATTCTCCCTGCCTCGATGGCGGTTACGGGGCTGTGGAGGACTACGGGCTCGATGGTTTGACGACCTGTAGGGATGGTTCTGAGGACGGTGACGACGACGGCGACGGAAGCACTGGCCCGATAGACATGGGTCTTCATTACCCGGGCGTTGTTGCCTACTACGTTGACGCCGCGAACGGTCACGACAGCAATAGCGGAGAGAACTGGGAAAACGCCTTGGCCACGATAGCGGCGGCTATCGAGACCTCACACGACACGATAAGTGCCATTCACGTTGCGGCCGCGACCTATGTTGAGAATATAACGCTCAACAGTTATGTAACGCTTCT
Protein-coding sequences here:
- a CDS encoding right-handed parallel beta-helix repeat-containing protein gives rise to the protein MGARTTALAIAMVAIFVVLGGCALADDYYVDGTNGTDDGSHGGSAGTGAWKTITYALGQISGTAADPHTIHIAVGTYAASTNGESYPLNMESYVSLSGEDEATTTLDAKNAAYHVIYCHNDNNFTIENLKITGGNADGSWSDSYGGGIFCDSSSPTLTNCTVSANTAHWGGGIFCDSSSPTLTNCTISGNTASERGGGIYCWLDSSPTLTNCTLSDNTASEYGGGIGCFYDSSPTLTNCTISGNTASEYGGGIYCYSSSPTLTDCTISGNTAGKAGGGIYCSGYDSPRILNSILWGDSPDEIGGDTSYVRVTYSDVEGGWSGTGNIDEDPLFVAGLDGDYYLSHEEIDGVDSPCLDGGYGAVEDYGLDGLTTCRDGSEDGDDDGDGSTGPIDMGLHYPGVVAYYVDAANGHDSNSGENWENALATIAAAIETSHDTISAIHVAAATYVENITLNSYVTLLGGYPPGGGTRDPGENETIIDGGHNGHVVTISDKKVVRIDGFTIQNGSATLGGGIYCVNSDATVTGCTICDNTADEFGGAIYFEASSVEMSDCVVMNNTSEIGGGIFCYDESSVDLLNCMIAHNTADYGAAIYSCWKCTLALRSCTIADNTADGWVGGIYCEAFCNLEVLNSILYGNSTEQVYVSPTSSVDITYSCVQGGYSGEGNIDDDPLFVPTGDPPFEYYLAHTGAQAGDSPCLDAGYGGVADYGLEGTTTCTDGREDGDDDSDGGTGPIDMGYHYPEAYDGQGDTSISLTSFEARPAGSAILVTWETGAEIDSAGFVLFREIAGTQDYRLISGLIPGQGAPASGTSYTFTDTNVEPGITYNYWLVDIETSGNWTAHGPASARAAGIVPSIDPRDSGMVLR
- the gyrB gene encoding DNA topoisomerase (ATP-hydrolyzing) subunit B, whose product is MEERDEELRAEPGRDGADSSFVVEVPEEERGDEAYDAESIKVLGDIEAVRERPAMYIGSTDEYGLHHLVYELVDNCVDEAMAGFCTSIKVTIHSDNSVTVSDDARGIPVDWHEGEQKSAAEVVMTTLHAGGKFEAGAYKVSGGLHGVGLSVVNALSEWLELEIKRDGNIYRQSYKRGFPVSELKAVSGTRLHGTKIRFLADRSIFEDTEIQFNTIARRLKNLSYLNRGLRIELEDSRTGKQEVFRTTGGLASFVSDLNRAERRQLLFKPLSFLTHLEDVGIDLAMGYNDGYSSQILSFANNVMTKEGGTHLSGFRAALTKTINAYGQKNKVFKDIKELPSGDDVREGLIAVLSVKLRHPQFEGQTKTKLGNSEVKGIVESAIGEFLRTFLEENPTEARKVAGKVANAARARTAARSARELSRRKSVLESSPLPGKLADCSERDPEKTEILLVEGDSAGGNAKQGRDRTFQAILPLRGKILNVEKVSQDKMLANDAIKTIISALGAGVGNDQFAIDKLRYGRIVIMTDADVDGSHITTLLLTFFFRYMKEIITTGRLFIAQPPLYKVRVGKKETYMRQEKDLERHLLQRGSEGSVLKNDGNELQGKELRAYLRKVAKYSDALNRINQLGLPVKLVDALVELDIKDESVFETSDAANELKSRLKQIVSEQAIDLAVRLLPNDDSGLYEIMVTNHRQPTSRLSRINWFFISSGMYRDYIELKDQLWKLPLVLVANDKEVQIESYDALMDAIKAVGSKGLTIQRYKGLGEMNPDQLWETTMEPAKRTLVQVAVEDALAADELFAMLMGNQIPPRREFIEQNALLVRNLDV
- a CDS encoding pitrilysin family protein, giving the protein MVIEKFVLDNGVTLLSERLEHVKSVSIAVWTSTTPPADWTRDAGVRHFIEHLVFKGTERRSAKDIARAIEGVGGVLDAWTDHEATTFSAKILDKHLGLGVDVLSDLVTAPRFLKRDIELERKVVLDEILRETNDPGSNAFDQYVKDAWPRHPSGMLILGTDQTVRGIDREKVVEYYEKHYVGKNMIVASSGHIDTDRFIEAATAAFGQLPPGNPSDEADFGPPTYMPKRTVYNRKFDHINLCLGMKGLPYDNAYRYEFAVLDTLFGGGISSRLFQEIREKHGLCYSIGTFSIRRRDSGLFAIHSASAEASLRRLVKLIVQELRTLAQDGVTDEEIIQTKEQLKGGLMLALESTYARVMRLVRGQAYFGKVFSLDEICAGVDAVTKDSVNELVRLLFSDGELGITIVGNLDGSVLDKIDLSLS
- a CDS encoding type II toxin-antitoxin system RelE/ParE family toxin, with the translated sequence MRETRHHYRVRVGDYRIIYEVVEESRLIVVHYVRHRKDAYRPR